A genomic stretch from Setaria viridis chromosome 1, Setaria_viridis_v4.0, whole genome shotgun sequence includes:
- the LOC117860849 gene encoding tRNA (guanine(37)-N(1))-methyltransferase gives MEKLDESKFEQRLELWALRIPRELASAVTRLLRSGYLLDKPRVKPVVEDPESDKNRLVVLSERILKPDLSDMPQQMHDSLKQLCSVDVVPYALTLGYSYWSADHILKQILPAGVEVPSSFETIGHVAHLNISDDLLPYKDVIAKVIYDKNYPRIQTVVNKVGTITNEFRVPKFEILAGKNDMVTEVKQYGATFRLDYGLVYWNSRLEHEHIRLVSLFKKGDVICDMFAGIGPFSIPAAQKGCVVYANDLNPDSVHYLRTNAKINKVEDYIFSYNMDARVFMKSLMSVPGSETRSDSQVAADECYPKGGVPANEYSSSNGNHNDVRDDGQNSANDSSLASTTAKKRQQTSKEGEPDCQDGDASQTKQRNNKRVKGSGPPPTKPWEHIDHVLMNLPASALQFLDCFDGLVQKKHWTGSLPWIHCYCFIRSTESEESILSEAQNKLNAKIAEPIFHRVRDVAPNKAMYCLSFKLPMECLKDDTENHIQSVA, from the exons aTGGAGAAGCTGGACGAGAGCAAGTTCGAGCAGCGGCTGGAGCTGTGGGCACTCCGCATCCCCCGCGAGCTCGCTTCCGCCGTcacccgcctcctccgctccgg TTATCTACTGGACAAGCCACGGGTGAAGCCTGTCGTTGAGGACCCCGAGAGCGACAAGAACCGGCTCGTCGTGCTGTCAGAGAGGATTCTGAAGCCCG ATTTGTCTGACATGCCACAGCAGATGCATGATTCATTGAAGCAACTATGCAGTGTTGATGTTGTACCTTATGCATTGACCCTTGGTTATTCGTACTGGAGTGCAG ATCATATTCTGAAGCAAATCCTCCCTGCTGGAGTGGAGGTACCCTCTTCGTTTGAGACAATT GGTCATGTTGCACATCTGAACATATCTGATGACTTGCTACCATATAAAGATGTCATAGCAAAGGTTATCTATGAT AAAAATTATCCAAGGATTCAGACGGTGGTGAATAAAGTTGGGACAATTACAAATGAATTTAGAGTCCCAAAGTTTGAGATCTTAGCAGGGAAAAACGACATGGTTACTGAAGTTAAACAATATGGTGCAACATTCAGGCTTGATTATGGTTTGGTCTACTGGAATTCAAGACTTGAGCATGAGCACATCAGATTGGTTTCCCTTTTCAAGAAAGGAGACGTTATATGTGACATGTTTGCTGGCATAGGTCCATTTTCTATCCCGGCTGCTCAGAAAGGATGTGTTGTGTATGCAAATGACTTGAATCCAGACAGCGTTCATTATCTAAGAACAAATGCAAAGATTAACAAGGTGGAGGACTATATATTCTCCTATAACATGGATGCTAGGGTGTTCATGAAAAGTTTGATGAGTGTGCCTGGTTCAGAAACTAGATCAGACTCTCAAGTTGCTGCTGATGAATGCTATCCTAAAGGAGGGGTCCCTGCTAATGAATATTCATCTTCGAATGGAAATCACAATG ATGTACGAGACGACGGTCAAAACAGTGCAAATGACTCCTCTCTGGCAAGCACTACTGCCAAAAAGCGACAACAAACTTCAAAAGAAG GTGAACCTGATTGCCAAGATGGAGATGCTagtcaaacaaaacaaagaaacaacaagAGAGTAAAAGGATCAGGACCGCCACCAACAAAGCCGTGGGAGCACATTGATCATGTCCTGATGAATCTACCAGCTTCTGCTCTGCAGTTCCTTG ACTGTTTTGATGGTCTTGTCCAAAAGAAACACTGGACAGGATCGCTACCTTGGATACACTGTTATTGTTTCATCCGATCAACTGAATCTGAGGAATCAATACTATCT GAAGCACAGAATAAATTGAATGCTAAGATAGCAGAGCCGATATTCCATAGGGTTCGTGATGTTGCACCAAACAAG